One window of the bacterium genome contains the following:
- a CDS encoding TAXI family TRAP transporter solute-binding subunit, protein MRKATIFVVALAAVALAVTGITPVPAAAAPKYLTIGTGGVTGVYYPTGGAIARIVNKKRDVYNMRLTVESTGGSVFNINAIMEGDLEFGVVQSDRQYQAFNGSPDSEWAGNPQKDLRALFAVHPESVTLVAAADAGINSFMDLKGKRVNIGNPGSGQRQNSIDALAALGIDYEKDIQAESLKAAEAPGMLQDGRLDAFFYTVGHPSGAFKEATSGTRKVKFIEIKLPASFYEKFSYYAPSVVPVMGNYPGADNKSDVASFGVKATFVTSRKVKDKYVYGVVKEIFENFDELKGLHPAYSVLTKENMLEGLSAPLHPGAMKYYKEAGMMK, encoded by the coding sequence ATCTCACTATCGGCACGGGTGGCGTTACCGGTGTTTACTATCCCACAGGCGGGGCCATTGCCAGGATCGTAAACAAGAAAAGGGATGTGTATAACATGCGCCTGACCGTTGAATCTACCGGCGGATCGGTGTTCAACATCAACGCCATTATGGAAGGGGACCTTGAGTTCGGTGTTGTCCAGTCGGACAGACAGTACCAGGCGTTCAACGGCAGCCCCGATTCCGAGTGGGCCGGAAACCCCCAGAAGGACCTCAGGGCCCTTTTCGCGGTACATCCTGAGAGCGTCACCCTGGTCGCTGCCGCGGACGCGGGCATCAACTCCTTCATGGACCTGAAGGGCAAGAGGGTCAACATCGGTAACCCCGGTTCCGGGCAGAGGCAGAATTCTATCGATGCCCTCGCCGCCCTCGGTATCGATTACGAGAAGGACATCCAGGCTGAGAGCCTGAAGGCCGCAGAGGCTCCGGGCATGCTGCAGGACGGCCGCCTCGATGCTTTCTTTTACACTGTGGGTCACCCATCGGGCGCCTTCAAGGAGGCCACCAGCGGCACAAGGAAGGTCAAGTTCATCGAGATCAAGCTTCCCGCTTCCTTCTACGAGAAGTTCTCATACTATGCGCCCAGCGTGGTTCCGGTAATGGGTAACTACCCTGGCGCTGACAACAAGTCCGACGTAGCCAGCTTTGGTGTCAAGGCTACTTTCGTGACCTCCAGAAAGGTCAAGGATAAGTACGTGTACGGCGTGGTCAAGGAGATCTTCGAGAACTTCGACGAACTCAAGGGTCTGCACCCGGCCTACTCAGTTCTGACCAAAGAGAACATGCTCGAGGGCCTTTCCGCTCCTCTGCACCCGGGAGCCATGAAGTATTACAAAGAAGCAGGCATGATGAAATAG